aataatataataacaaaaaaaaaaaaaaaaaaaaaaaaattaaataaatatataatacaatatgttttttaaataaatataatatacattcTTTTGTCATACAATTTGTggaataatatatgtacatatttaaattttttaattatatatgtatatatgtatatatgtatatatatatatatattacatataatatattttttttttttttttttttttttttgtaacTATATAAGAATGcctttatattttactatattataccatttaattttttttttttttttttttgtatgaaaaaaaagatatttcATTATGTCCCCCTTTTTGTGTATATTATTCTTCATTTGATAATACatattgtaatatataagaaaaagtagaacaattttttttttttaaaatggaaacaaataaattagaaggaaaagaaaagaaagcaggtaattgttatatatatatatatatatatatatatgtgaagaaaaacaaaaagaagtaaatattaatatatatatatatatacttaatATCTGctaatattaattattttataattttttctttttttttgtaaagGAATATGCAGAAGATGTTTTAGAGGCTTCTTTAAAAGTATAAAAGGACCAAGCATAACTCACAGTATTTTATTTGGAATATGTGGAGGTAGCTTTTTATTggatatattttatatatatatgaaaatgattttatgaaaacataaatatatataactataaaattttatcagttttaaacatatatatatatatatatatatatatatatatatatatataattagtgtttattattttattggTTTGTAATATCTTGTAGGTCTTGTGTATTATGgatcatattatttttatcgttttttaaaaattacatattttGACACTCAACATGTGTCCAATGAAAGCAGAAGGAGATATATGGAAAAACAaatgttattttataaCGATTTTGGATACGATTTATCTATGAAATATATTGGTAAATCAAATGAATATaggaataaaaaaaaaaaaaaaaaaaaaaactataCGATTACATTTAAGGCTATATAAACATACTcatgttaatatatatattatatatatatatgtttattatatttattattttttaggAAACCtatgtaaatattatgaCCCAGTTGCCTTACGATTACCTTTTCAACCActgtaattatatattatatatttttatatatatttatttatcatatatacttgttgatgtttttattttatttacaGAGATGACAAATATAGGCTTTAATTTCaataacataatatttatgaagaattattattcttccatattttatatcaaaattttATACAAAATTTTGTAGAATCACATATTTATCTACATTTGActgttttattataaaaaaaaaaaaaaaaaagtaatatattttattttgataatttCTGTTTCTCTTTAacatattaattaaataattaaatatataaataataaaataattctacatacatatatatttttccttatatttttatacatataagaataaaaataaataatgttgtttttatttatttacttatttttaatttttttgattattatatggGTTTCATTCAtttccttttctttttatcaaattaatttttttttatatatgttttattttagCAACTATtccttcttttttttttatgtttaaagaaaaaaataaataaataaaaaataatatatatatatatatatatataatattatatgcCTCTAAATACTGcacaataaaatatatttattatatatatattatatatatatatttttattatgttgTTTTTATGAATATGAAATTGGTCATTACTTATTATGtaaacattatatatattatatataatattatctttccataaaatttatatatacatatattaatatgtataaaataaaaatatatatatatatatttatatatatttttttttccaaaagtttatcaaaatatttatataatatataaccaaatgaataacaaaaaacaaagaaaatataaattaaattattataagtattatttttttggaatattattatttatagattgtttttttttacagtattttttcttaactttttaattacataaatctatatcatatttataatatgagTAGCTTTTATAAATCTTTgtaatgaaaaaaaattatatatatatatttatttaattatatttttatttacctattcgtatataaaatgtatcataattaaacaatcaaaaaagtatatatatttatatgtaggtttatcctttatatatattataggAAAAACTTGAGCataaacatttattttattttacttaatttttttttttgattttttttttttttttttttgtataatataatgggtaagaataaaaaaagaaaaaattccacagatataaatatatgtgataataatattggggttaataaagaaaaagataaCCCTTTGAattttaatgatataaataaaattttagAAAAAGGTGATATGGAAAATATGAATTCTTTGGATAGgaataaagaagaaatagaagaaaataataataacaaagAGAAAAGTGTCATAAATggtttaaaaaataataatatgaataataaagtagtagaagaaaatgaagatgAAATATCTGTAAGTGATGACAATAGTTCAAGTAGTGATGAAGATCATGAGGGATTATTGCTAACATCgaaatttaaaaaaaagtttagtaatttattattaaaattaaaaagtaaagattcaaatttattagataaaaataatgataatttttttcatgaCAGTGATTTTGAAACGGAATTATCAAGTGTTGAGGAATCCAAAGAAGATGAAAACCATGATGAaaggaaaagaaaaaaaatgaaattacATCATAATGTTGACGATGATGATGATCGTAATGatgacaaaaaaaaagaacgTGATATGTTGAATTATTCAGAATATTACaaagatattttattaaaagaagGGTCTCAAGCTTttgaaaaagaagaagaagaatTATTGAATAAGGAAAAGGAAttaaattcaaaaaaaaataaaaagacATATTTGGATGAACaagaagaattaaaaaaacaaatacAAGAAGCATGCAAAATTGCGGATgaacaaaatgataatatatgtgATGATAACTTCTTTACCATAAAAGAGAAAAGTGAACAGGAATTattagaagaaaaaaaatactaTGAAACATTTTTGAAGACTTCTAATATGAtgaaagaagaaaataatttattaaaagaatattgGAAAGATAATTTAACTAAGGATGAAGAATTTTTAAGggattatattttaaaagaaatgtGGAGAGAAGATAAGGTTCAAAACCTTTATGAAGAAATAGATGAAATTGATGATGAAGAATTAGAAAAAGCAGAAAATTTTGAAAGGACATATAATTTTAGATATGAAGAGCAAAATGGAAATATGATTAATTCTATACCTCGTAAAATAGAAAGTAGCGTTAGACAAgatattaagaaaaaaaagaaaaaagaaaaaagaagagaaaaaaagaaaaaactaaaagaaaagaaaaagaaattacTTTTAGAAAATTTGAAAAACGATCAAAAAGatgtagaaaaaaataaaaagtcAAACAAGATAAATAATgatgtaaataatatgagtggtataaaaaataatgagcacaataaaaaaaattcaaataaatataattttgatgAAGAGGATTTATGGTTTTTATGTgatatatgtaatattcCTATAAGTCCATTATGTTATGTGTATGAATGTAGCATATGTGATAATTTTGCTTTGTgtaaaaaatgttataaaaaaaataagcatgaacataatttaaaaaaaatattagtACCCAGACATTGCATACCGCCACAGGATTATGCAAATGAAGGATTGTTACCATTAGATGGAAAAATTATgagtaataataataataaatatgatgaCAATTTAATGGAATACCTAGAAAATGATTCAAGTGCATATGAAGATTTAATTGATGATATGCCCATTAgatttaaatatattaaagtGAAACCTAgatcatttaaattatccactgattatattttgaatacTGATGATTCAACATTAAATAAAGTTGTTCCTTTAAAAAAGGTTTTACCCTATTATGAAACTAAGAAAAAATTAGTAGATACATCAAAAGTTTAAGTTTTTGAAAATTtaccaaaaaaataaaataaaacaacaaatatataaataattaattatataaacatataatatgtaataCAAAAGTGTATTATTAcactatatatatatatatatatatgaagaatgaattatatgcaagtttttctttataattaattatacaaacatatatagacatatgtttatatatttcattttatattataatttttactttttttccattttttttttttttttttgttattattttataaaaattaaataaaaacctcttatcatatttttataattttaaaatattattcatccttaaacatatattattcctttatattttctttaacttaatatgtattatattgttAATATGATGACTTAcgttttcttttttgttttt
This window of the Plasmodium gaboni strain SY75 chromosome Unknown, whole genome shotgun sequence genome carries:
- a CDS encoding hypothetical protein (conserved Plasmodium protein, unknown function), giving the protein METNKLEGKEKKAGICRRCFRGFFKSIKGPSITHSILFGICGGLVYYGSYYFYRFLKITYFDTQHVSNESRRRYMEKQMLFYNDFGYDLSMKYIGNLCKYYDPVALRLPFQPLDDKYRL
- a CDS encoding putative protein KRI1, translated to MGKNKKRKNSTDINICDNNIGVNKEKDNPLNFNDINKILEKGDMENMNSLDRNKEEIEENNNNKEKSVINGLKNNNMNNKVVEENEDEISVSDDNSSSSDEDHEGLLLTSKFKKKFSNLLLKLKSKDSNLLDKNNDNFFHDSDFETELSSVEESKEDENHDERKRKKMKLHHNVDDDDDRNDDKKKERDMLNYSEYYKDILLKEGSQAFEKEEEELLNKEKELNSKKNKKTYLDEQEELKKQIQEACKIADEQNDNICDDNFFTIKEKSEQELLEEKKYYETFLKTSNMMKEENNLLKEYWKDNLTKDEEFLRDYILKEMWREDKVQNLYEEIDEIDDEELEKAENFERTYNFRYEEQNGNMINSIPRKIESSVRQDIKKKKKKEKRREKKKKLKEKKKKLLLENLKNDQKDVEKNKKSNKINNDVNNMSGIKNNEHNKKNSNKYNFDEEDLWFLCDICNIPISPLCYVYECSICDNFALCKKCYKKNKHEHNLKKILVPRHCIPPQDYANEGLLPLDGKIMSNNNNKYDDNLMEYLENDSSAYEDLIDDMPIRFKYIKVKPRSFKLSTDYILNTDDSTLNKVVPLKKVLPYYETKKKLVDTSKV